The following proteins are encoded in a genomic region of Alistipes shahii WAL 8301:
- a CDS encoding IS3 family transposase, with protein sequence MSLSFLCGLFGYTRQAYYKHLRRNREGSLSDTLLLERVGYYRKLMPRLGGRKLWHLLQQDGFPVSRDRLFTLLSENNLLVKRRKKYSVTTCSRHWMRKYPNLIRGFDLERPHRLWVGDITYISLKEGFAYLALITDAYSKRIVGYDLNTTLERDGALRALRMAIDQTPQQKRQGLIHHSDRGCQYCSKEYVKLLTDNGIRISMTEKGDPYENAVAERVNGILKSEWIDEECFESFQAAKERIDQIVILYNSFRPHASCDWLTPLEAELRTGKLKHHWGRKTVVRKAYVNLYQDNIF encoded by the coding sequence ATGAGCCTGTCGTTTCTGTGCGGGTTGTTCGGCTATACCCGTCAGGCCTATTATAAACATTTACGGCGTAATAGGGAAGGATCCTTGTCCGACACCCTTCTTTTGGAGCGGGTGGGTTACTACCGGAAACTGATGCCCAGGCTCGGCGGTCGTAAACTGTGGCATTTGCTGCAACAAGACGGATTTCCGGTCAGCCGGGATCGGTTATTTACGCTGCTTTCGGAAAACAATCTTCTGGTCAAACGTCGGAAGAAATACAGCGTTACGACCTGCTCGCGGCACTGGATGCGTAAATATCCGAATCTGATCCGGGGTTTCGACCTCGAGCGGCCGCATCGTTTATGGGTCGGAGATATTACGTACATTTCTTTGAAAGAAGGATTTGCATATCTGGCTTTGATAACGGATGCCTATTCCAAACGGATCGTAGGCTATGATCTGAATACGACATTGGAACGGGACGGAGCGCTCCGTGCACTGAGGATGGCCATAGACCAGACTCCGCAGCAAAAACGGCAAGGGTTAATCCATCATTCGGACAGAGGATGCCAATATTGTTCGAAAGAATATGTGAAATTGCTGACCGATAATGGGATTCGCATCAGCATGACTGAAAAGGGCGATCCGTATGAGAATGCCGTTGCCGAACGGGTGAACGGTATTCTGAAGAGCGAATGGATCGACGAGGAATGTTTTGAAAGTTTTCAGGCAGCAAAAGAACGCATCGACCAGATCGTTATCCTTTATAATTCATTCAGACCTCATGCCAGCTGCGATTGGCTTACGCCCTTGGAAGCGGAACTTAGAACCGGGAAACTCAAACATCATTGGGGCCGAAAGACGGTTGTTCGGAAGGCATATGTAAACTTATATCAGGACAATATTTTTTGA
- a CDS encoding Gfo/Idh/MocA family oxidoreductase gives MSNRRDFLKKAGGLALLTIVPRSVLGGTKFVAPSDQLTKGIIGVGGIGKSSYHFTSNDACRLVAVCDVDRKHLESAIALGRKKFDKTLESYHDYRDLITDPNVDIVHIATPPHWHGIMAVEAAKAGKDIWCEKPMTRTIGEGKRVVEAVRQNGRIFRLNTWFRFKDTFYGLGTTVEPLKKLVDSGLLGWPLKVTISGATGFTWKFFWVGQENLKPQSVPEELDYDMWLGPAPYKPYNKHRVHATFRGYWDYDGGGLTDMGQHYMDPVQYLLGKDDTSPVKIEVDAPQQHPDAVGIWRKIVYTYDDGCQIVLEGEGYESKGKVPYIEGPLGKVYQGFECTIPDVMEKIAEMPDPEPQNTDFLACVRNREPFALDELKGHRSSTLVNLGACALRLNRTLHFDPDKQLFVGDEAANRLIDQPMRTPWKI, from the coding sequence ATGAGTAACCGCAGAGATTTTCTGAAAAAGGCAGGCGGGCTGGCGCTGCTGACCATCGTGCCGCGCAGCGTGCTCGGAGGCACCAAATTCGTCGCCCCGAGCGACCAGCTCACGAAGGGCATCATCGGCGTGGGCGGCATCGGCAAGAGCAGCTATCATTTCACCTCCAACGATGCATGCCGCCTGGTGGCGGTCTGCGACGTCGACCGCAAACACCTCGAAAGCGCCATCGCGCTGGGCCGCAAGAAGTTCGACAAGACCCTCGAAAGCTATCACGACTACCGGGATCTGATCACCGACCCCAACGTCGACATCGTACACATCGCCACCCCGCCCCACTGGCACGGCATCATGGCCGTCGAGGCGGCCAAGGCCGGCAAGGACATCTGGTGCGAGAAGCCGATGACGCGCACCATCGGCGAGGGCAAGCGCGTGGTGGAGGCCGTCCGGCAGAACGGACGCATCTTCCGCCTGAACACCTGGTTCCGCTTCAAGGACACCTTCTACGGACTGGGCACGACGGTCGAACCGCTCAAGAAACTCGTCGACAGCGGCCTGCTGGGATGGCCCCTCAAGGTGACCATCTCCGGAGCCACGGGATTCACCTGGAAATTCTTCTGGGTGGGGCAGGAGAACCTCAAGCCCCAATCCGTCCCGGAAGAGCTGGACTACGACATGTGGCTCGGCCCGGCGCCCTACAAACCCTACAACAAACACCGCGTGCACGCCACGTTCCGCGGCTACTGGGACTACGACGGCGGCGGACTCACGGATATGGGACAGCACTACATGGACCCCGTGCAGTACCTGTTGGGCAAGGACGACACCTCGCCCGTGAAGATCGAGGTCGACGCTCCGCAGCAGCATCCCGACGCCGTGGGCATCTGGCGCAAGATCGTATACACCTACGACGACGGCTGTCAGATCGTCCTCGAAGGCGAGGGCTACGAAAGCAAGGGCAAGGTCCCCTACATCGAAGGTCCGCTGGGCAAGGTGTATCAGGGTTTCGAGTGCACGATTCCCGACGTCATGGAGAAGATCGCCGAAATGCCCGACCCCGAACCGCAGAACACCGATTTCCTGGCATGCGTGCGCAACCGCGAGCCTTTCGCCCTCGACGAGCTCAAGGGACACCGCAGCTCCACGCTCGTGAACCTCGGGGCATGCGCCCTGCGCCTGAACCGCACGCTGCATTTCGATCCCGACAAGCAGCTCTTCGTCGGAGACGAGGCCGCAAACCGGCTCATCGACCAGCCGATGCGCACGCCGTGGAAAATCTGA
- a CDS encoding DUF1080 domain-containing protein, translating to MAVSCGPRHNTLSESEIASGWELLFDGNSLDQWKDFNGDSLTQPWHVVDGCIQANGDGSDLSGYIVTKKQYENFIVDWDWKLSYGGNSGMLYHVVENPYFKVPYVTGPEYQLIDNDGWESQNAPTKLEEWQKLGVDYAMHLPTADSLFVNPQGEWNSSRIVCDNGHVEHWLNGRKILEFEAWTDDWFARKNSGKWETAPEYGLAHRGVLCLQDHGYPASFRNLKIKELPRKAGREVELFNGRDLTGWEAYGTEKWYVDKDGLLVCESGPDKKYGYLATREYYDDFDLTVEFKQLANGNSGVFFRSFVEPPVKVHGWQCEVAPKNHDTAGIYESYGRGWLVQIPDEKESILKEGDWNTLRLKVQGDRVQTWLNGEEMVDITDAKIGAAQGRIALQIHDGGGIKVLWRNIRLTTL from the coding sequence ATGGCCGTTTCCTGCGGTCCCCGCCACAACACACTCAGCGAATCGGAGATCGCCTCCGGCTGGGAATTGCTCTTCGACGGGAATAGCCTGGATCAATGGAAAGACTTCAACGGGGACTCTCTGACCCAGCCGTGGCACGTTGTCGACGGGTGCATCCAGGCTAACGGCGACGGGAGCGACCTTTCGGGTTATATCGTCACCAAGAAACAATACGAAAACTTCATCGTAGACTGGGACTGGAAGCTCTCCTACGGAGGTAACAGCGGCATGCTTTACCACGTCGTCGAGAATCCTTATTTCAAGGTTCCCTACGTCACGGGTCCCGAGTACCAACTGATCGACAACGATGGTTGGGAGTCTCAGAACGCTCCGACGAAGCTCGAAGAGTGGCAGAAGCTGGGCGTGGACTACGCGATGCACCTTCCGACTGCGGATTCCCTGTTTGTCAATCCGCAGGGCGAGTGGAACTCGTCGCGCATCGTCTGCGACAACGGCCACGTGGAGCATTGGCTCAACGGCCGCAAGATCCTCGAATTCGAAGCCTGGACCGACGACTGGTTCGCCCGCAAGAACAGCGGCAAATGGGAGACGGCTCCCGAATACGGACTGGCGCACCGCGGCGTGCTGTGCCTCCAGGACCACGGCTACCCCGCTTCGTTCCGCAACCTGAAAATCAAGGAGCTGCCCCGCAAGGCCGGCCGGGAGGTCGAACTCTTCAACGGCCGCGACCTCACGGGATGGGAAGCCTACGGAACCGAGAAATGGTATGTCGACAAGGACGGCCTGCTGGTCTGCGAGAGCGGTCCCGACAAAAAATACGGTTACCTCGCCACGCGCGAATACTACGATGATTTCGACCTGACGGTGGAGTTCAAGCAGCTCGCCAACGGCAACTCCGGCGTCTTTTTCCGCTCGTTCGTCGAGCCGCCGGTGAAGGTCCACGGCTGGCAGTGCGAAGTGGCACCGAAGAACCACGACACGGCGGGCATCTACGAGTCCTACGGCCGCGGATGGCTGGTGCAGATTCCCGACGAGAAGGAGTCGATTCTCAAGGAGGGGGATTGGAACACGCTGCGGCTGAAGGTCCAGGGCGACCGCGTGCAGACGTGGCTCAACGGCGAGGAGATGGTGGACATCACCGACGCGAAGATCGGCGCCGCGCAGGGACGCATCGCCTTGCAGATTCACGACGGAGGAGGCATCAAGGTCCTCTGGCGCAACATCCGGCTGACGACCCTGTAA
- a CDS encoding alpha/beta hydrolase: MKRIVRSVVVLLVLLAAAIAGGSLYMLSYSLTPDATMQAKNASSYEYMYGEYPFLRPWGDSLERAGALRDTVIAGSGGERLHALYAAAPRPTDRTAVIVHGYTDNAVRMLMIGYLYNHDLGYNILLPDLSYHGQSEGRAIQMGWKDRLDVLRWMDVANEIFGGRTRMVVHGISMGAATTMMVAGEAQKPYVKCFVEDCGYTSVRDQFAKELKEQFGLPAFPLLDVAGWMCGLKYGWTFREASSLEQVRKSRLPMLFIHGDADDYVPTRMVYPLYGAKPGDKELWVVPGASHANSYRDNREEYTRRVGEFVGRYIGGRPE, encoded by the coding sequence ATGAAACGAATTGTCCGGAGCGTTGTTGTCCTTTTGGTGCTGTTGGCGGCAGCCATTGCCGGCGGCAGCCTTTACATGCTTTCCTATTCGCTGACGCCCGATGCGACGATGCAGGCCAAGAATGCGTCGTCGTATGAATATATGTACGGCGAATATCCCTTCCTGCGGCCGTGGGGCGACAGCCTCGAACGTGCCGGGGCCCTGCGGGATACGGTGATCGCCGGGAGCGGAGGCGAGCGGCTGCATGCGCTCTATGCGGCGGCGCCCCGCCCGACGGACCGTACGGCGGTGATCGTTCACGGCTATACGGACAATGCCGTGCGGATGCTGATGATCGGTTACCTCTATAACCACGACCTGGGTTACAACATCCTGCTGCCGGACCTCAGTTATCACGGCCAGAGCGAAGGCCGGGCCATCCAGATGGGATGGAAGGACCGTCTCGACGTGCTGCGGTGGATGGACGTTGCCAACGAAATCTTCGGCGGCCGTACCCGTATGGTGGTCCACGGAATTTCGATGGGCGCTGCGACGACGATGATGGTTGCGGGCGAAGCGCAGAAACCCTATGTGAAATGTTTTGTCGAGGACTGCGGTTACACGAGCGTCCGGGATCAGTTTGCCAAGGAGCTGAAAGAGCAGTTCGGGCTTCCTGCGTTTCCGTTGCTCGACGTGGCCGGGTGGATGTGCGGCCTGAAATACGGTTGGACTTTTCGCGAGGCTTCGTCGCTGGAGCAGGTGCGAAAGAGCCGGCTTCCGATGCTGTTCATCCACGGCGACGCCGACGATTACGTGCCGACGCGGATGGTCTATCCGCTTTACGGGGCCAAGCCCGGCGACAAGGAGCTGTGGGTGGTTCCGGGAGCGTCGCATGCCAATTCGTACCGCGACAACCGGGAGGAGTACACGCGCCGCGTCGGGGAGTTCGTGGGGCGGTATATCGGCGGCAGGCCGGAGTGA
- a CDS encoding NAD-dependent epimerase/dehydratase family protein: MKRILIVGAGGQIGSELTVYLRSIYGGGNVVATDMRECRTLAEDGPFEVLNALDATAMASVVARYRIDTIFNLVALLSAVGERNPQMAWNVNMGALNNSLEVARQHHCALFTPSSIGAFGPSSPKDSTPQDTIMQPTTIYGICKVTGELLGNYYHHKYGVDTRSVRFPGIISSVTLPGGGTTDYAVEIYYEAIRSGRFTCPVPSDVYMDMIYMPDALRACVELMEADPATLIHRNSFNLASMSFTPEIICAEIKKRLPAFTMDYNVDPVKKEIAESWPNSLDDTCAREEWGWKPEWDLSRMTDDMLEHIRMKLAAE; the protein is encoded by the coding sequence ATGAAACGCATCTTAATAGTAGGCGCAGGCGGCCAGATCGGTTCCGAGCTGACAGTTTATTTGCGCAGTATTTATGGCGGCGGGAATGTCGTCGCAACCGATATGCGCGAGTGCAGGACGTTGGCCGAGGACGGTCCGTTCGAGGTGTTGAACGCCCTCGACGCGACGGCTATGGCCTCGGTCGTGGCCCGTTACCGCATCGATACGATTTTCAACCTCGTGGCCCTGCTGTCCGCCGTGGGCGAGCGCAATCCCCAGATGGCGTGGAATGTCAACATGGGGGCGCTCAACAACTCGCTCGAAGTGGCCCGCCAGCACCATTGCGCGCTGTTCACCCCGTCGTCGATCGGCGCTTTCGGACCCTCGTCGCCCAAGGATTCGACGCCGCAGGATACGATCATGCAGCCGACGACGATCTACGGTATCTGCAAGGTCACAGGCGAACTGCTGGGCAACTATTACCACCACAAATACGGCGTCGACACCCGTTCGGTGCGTTTTCCGGGCATTATTTCGAGCGTCACGCTGCCCGGCGGCGGCACGACGGACTATGCGGTCGAAATTTACTACGAGGCGATCCGCAGCGGCCGGTTCACGTGTCCCGTTCCGTCGGACGTGTATATGGATATGATCTACATGCCCGATGCCCTGCGCGCCTGCGTCGAGTTGATGGAGGCCGACCCGGCGACGCTCATTCACCGCAACAGCTTCAACCTCGCGTCGATGAGTTTTACGCCCGAGATCATCTGTGCCGAGATCAAAAAGCGCCTGCCTGCATTCACGATGGACTACAACGTCGATCCCGTGAAAAAGGAGATCGCCGAAAGCTGGCCCAACTCGCTGGACGACACCTGTGCCCGCGAGGAGTGGGGCTGGAAACCCGAATGGGACCTTTCGCGCATGACCGACGACATGCTGGAGCATATCCGCATGAAACTGGCTGCGGAGTGA
- a CDS encoding Gfo/Idh/MocA family protein, with amino-acid sequence MKIKPVVSRPVKIAVIGAGNRADKYLEYARRYPGRLQLVAVVELNELRRRAMADRFGLPEDRRYVNYDDFFADRVEADMVLVSTPENAHFDPAIKAIDAGYHLLLEKPIAQRLDECREIARRARERGVRVGVCHVLRYHPYFAKIRELVASGEFGRIVSVNHIASVGLDRATHSYVRGIFRRVREANPILLAKCCHDIDFLLWLTRSRCSKLSSFGSLQWFRAENAPAGAGERCLDCKIEPQCPFSARDLYYVRRDWVASFDVPEGMTLDDAILEELRTGLFGRCVYRCDNDVVDRQLLSMEMDDAVVVSLSMEMFSNDDFRRTHIWMTGGEIDGDERTLRVRKFRGGYERTYDFSDIAGQSFHAGADLYLIDDFIQALYDPDHVFLTSIEDSIESHRICYEAERSRRTGETIRMDE; translated from the coding sequence ATGAAAATTAAACCGGTCGTGTCCCGTCCTGTGAAGATCGCCGTGATCGGAGCCGGGAACCGGGCCGACAAATACCTCGAATATGCCCGTCGTTATCCCGGCCGGCTGCAACTCGTGGCCGTCGTCGAACTGAACGAGTTGCGCCGTCGTGCGATGGCCGACCGGTTCGGACTGCCGGAGGATCGCCGCTATGTGAATTACGACGATTTCTTTGCCGATCGTGTCGAGGCCGATATGGTGCTGGTTTCGACGCCGGAGAATGCCCATTTCGACCCGGCCATCAAGGCGATCGACGCCGGATACCACCTTCTGCTCGAAAAGCCGATTGCGCAGCGCCTGGACGAATGCCGTGAGATTGCGCGGCGCGCCCGGGAACGCGGAGTCCGGGTCGGAGTGTGCCATGTGCTGCGCTATCATCCTTATTTTGCCAAAATCCGGGAACTGGTCGCTTCCGGCGAGTTCGGACGGATCGTCTCCGTCAATCACATTGCATCGGTCGGATTGGACCGGGCTACACATAGCTATGTGCGTGGGATTTTCCGCCGGGTGCGCGAAGCGAATCCCATCCTGCTGGCCAAATGCTGTCACGACATCGACTTCCTGTTGTGGCTGACCCGTTCGCGTTGTTCGAAACTCTCGTCGTTCGGATCGCTGCAATGGTTTCGGGCCGAGAATGCTCCCGCAGGAGCCGGAGAACGGTGTCTCGACTGTAAAATCGAGCCCCAATGCCCCTTTTCGGCGCGCGATCTCTATTATGTCCGCCGGGACTGGGTGGCCAGTTTCGATGTTCCCGAAGGGATGACCCTCGACGATGCTATTCTGGAAGAATTGCGTACGGGGCTTTTCGGCCGCTGTGTTTACCGTTGTGATAACGATGTGGTGGATAGGCAGTTGCTGTCGATGGAGATGGATGACGCGGTCGTCGTGAGCCTGTCGATGGAGATGTTCTCCAACGACGATTTCCGGCGGACGCATATCTGGATGACCGGCGGCGAGATCGACGGTGACGAGCGGACGCTGCGGGTCCGGAAGTTCCGCGGCGGTTATGAGCGGACGTACGACTTTTCGGACATTGCCGGACAGTCTTTCCATGCCGGGGCCGACCTCTATCTGATCGACGATTTTATTCAGGCGCTCTACGACCCCGACCATGTTTTCCTGACTTCGATCGAGGATTCGATCGAGAGCCACCGCATCTGTTACGAGGCCGAACGCAGCCGCCGGACGGGCGAAACGATTCGCATGGACGAATAA
- a CDS encoding DUF1080 domain-containing protein encodes MKKIFITILLAALMPFAAGAQDARQRTAETIVADALAQLPAQTPKAFDSLMQELAATGADGIRMMAAMLVPAAEGKNAPVEYAINGVVSYVTAAGREELAREIRAGLTDAVAASTDKPNQAFLLSQLQLCATAAEAPVFVKYAADEYLADYAVRGLISTPGTDGEILALIDASPAPDALLAYAAAEKRLAAAEPALLKWAADPKAGTPTKEAVYNALAKCGTAASIAPLAAAAKADGYAFTKTDATGAYVALLARLAAAGNSKAVAAAKALRKTGMPQNVRAAGLGIVLGTDAKKQTPELLAALKDADRAYRCAALDYANAFADEALYAALVKKLPSLSDAAQTDVVSWLGARHAASQSAAVVAAMSSPDDELALAAVRAAGKIGGQQALDALIAQLGGAHAKEASAALAAFNGKPNAAFVAALDGDPATQANALKLVAKRRITTAADKVFALLGSGDKAVRTAAYDALAGVTTAGDFDRLCDLLDKAQGDDVKALQAGLRNALAPAAPDMQYKLVAGRMAAAPQKARYYPLLAQAATDEAIGALLKADDPKAAFAALLTVKNPVMIDVLYELAGKNPDWTDAAISRYTDFATASDNTPMRKYQLYRKGLEANPSAKTQNKLLKALSRTPVFPALVLAVKYMDAPATAETAALVVKTVAAKNPGMGGQTVAAALKKALEVYVELAKADADAGYAVDEIKGLMAKLPEAGFEPLSLEPENRKAVVGNPETRKAMKPKALAKAQLEADAAMAQKWSLTDGILTAQANAPAIQFPKQYENFEMILDWKTPGEAGIAVRAIPQIRLGGVSGTGMLADDKGVADADNRPGNWNTLYVKVVDDRITVFENDVKIVENAVMTNPDMPGEPVGICGCIELIAGAAPVEFRNVYVNELPSTPVFELSAEEAAEGFEVLFDGRSLHKWTGNTTNYVPLNGTIDVTAQYGGSGNLYTKKEYSDFVLRFEFRFIREGVNNGIGIRTPMGVDAAFEGMEIQILDHDAPIYKDIKNYQQHGSVYGVIAAKRVKFPPLGDWNVEEIRAVGDRITVTVNGEVILDGNIREACQGHCVGDPGEKGNHYMIDHRNHPGLFNKSGHLGLLGHGAGIQFRNLRVLDLSASGRK; translated from the coding sequence ATGAAAAAGATATTTATCACCATACTCCTCGCCGCCCTGATGCCCTTCGCAGCCGGTGCGCAGGACGCGCGCCAGCGCACCGCCGAGACGATCGTTGCGGACGCCCTGGCCCAACTCCCGGCCCAGACGCCCAAGGCGTTCGACAGCCTGATGCAGGAACTCGCGGCGACCGGAGCCGACGGAATCCGGATGATGGCCGCCATGCTCGTGCCCGCAGCGGAAGGCAAGAACGCCCCCGTGGAATACGCCATCAACGGGGTGGTGAGCTACGTGACCGCCGCAGGCCGCGAAGAGCTGGCGCGGGAGATCCGCGCCGGACTGACGGACGCCGTCGCCGCCTCGACGGACAAACCCAACCAGGCATTCCTGCTCTCGCAGCTGCAACTATGCGCAACGGCGGCCGAAGCCCCCGTATTCGTGAAATACGCCGCGGACGAATACCTCGCCGACTACGCCGTGCGCGGACTGATCTCCACGCCCGGAACCGACGGGGAGATCCTCGCACTGATCGACGCAAGCCCGGCCCCGGACGCCCTGCTGGCCTATGCCGCCGCGGAGAAGCGCCTTGCGGCCGCAGAGCCCGCGCTGCTGAAATGGGCCGCAGACCCCAAGGCCGGCACGCCGACGAAAGAGGCTGTCTATAACGCGCTGGCCAAGTGCGGCACAGCCGCCTCGATCGCGCCGCTCGCAGCAGCCGCAAAGGCCGACGGATACGCCTTCACGAAAACGGACGCAACGGGCGCCTACGTCGCCCTGCTCGCACGGCTCGCGGCAGCAGGAAACAGCAAGGCCGTCGCCGCCGCCAAGGCCCTGCGCAAAACCGGCATGCCGCAGAACGTCCGGGCCGCAGGTCTGGGAATAGTCCTCGGCACGGACGCCAAAAAACAGACGCCGGAACTGCTCGCCGCGCTCAAAGACGCCGACAGGGCCTACCGCTGCGCTGCGCTCGATTACGCGAATGCCTTCGCCGACGAGGCGCTCTATGCCGCCCTCGTCAAGAAGCTCCCGTCGCTGAGCGACGCCGCGCAAACGGATGTCGTAAGCTGGCTGGGAGCGCGCCACGCCGCATCGCAGAGCGCCGCCGTGGTTGCCGCCATGTCGTCGCCGGACGATGAGCTGGCCCTGGCAGCCGTCCGTGCCGCCGGGAAGATCGGCGGACAGCAGGCGCTCGACGCATTGATAGCACAACTGGGAGGCGCGCATGCCAAAGAGGCTTCCGCAGCCCTCGCGGCTTTTAACGGAAAGCCCAACGCCGCATTCGTCGCGGCCCTCGACGGCGACCCCGCCACGCAGGCCAATGCGCTGAAGCTCGTCGCCAAGCGGCGCATCACGACCGCGGCCGACAAGGTATTCGCCCTGCTCGGATCCGGCGACAAGGCCGTACGCACGGCAGCTTACGACGCGCTGGCCGGCGTCACGACCGCCGGCGATTTCGACCGCCTGTGCGACCTGCTGGACAAGGCGCAGGGAGACGACGTGAAGGCCCTGCAGGCCGGACTGAGGAACGCCCTGGCGCCGGCGGCTCCCGACATGCAGTACAAGCTGGTGGCGGGACGCATGGCCGCAGCCCCGCAGAAGGCCCGCTACTACCCCCTGCTGGCGCAGGCCGCCACCGATGAGGCCATCGGCGCGCTGCTGAAAGCCGACGACCCGAAAGCCGCCTTCGCAGCCCTGCTCACGGTGAAGAACCCCGTGATGATCGACGTGCTCTACGAACTGGCCGGGAAGAACCCCGACTGGACCGATGCCGCCATCTCGCGTTACACCGATTTCGCAACGGCCTCCGACAATACGCCGATGCGCAAATACCAGCTTTACCGCAAAGGACTGGAAGCCAACCCTTCGGCCAAAACGCAGAACAAACTGCTCAAAGCGCTCTCCAGGACCCCGGTATTCCCCGCCCTGGTACTCGCCGTGAAGTATATGGACGCTCCCGCGACGGCCGAAACGGCGGCATTGGTCGTGAAGACCGTCGCCGCGAAGAACCCCGGCATGGGTGGTCAGACGGTAGCCGCAGCCCTGAAAAAGGCCCTGGAAGTATACGTCGAACTCGCCAAGGCCGACGCCGATGCAGGATATGCCGTCGACGAGATAAAGGGACTTATGGCAAAACTCCCCGAGGCCGGATTCGAGCCCCTGTCGCTCGAACCGGAGAACCGGAAAGCCGTAGTCGGAAACCCCGAGACCCGCAAGGCCATGAAGCCAAAGGCCCTGGCAAAGGCACAACTGGAGGCTGACGCAGCAATGGCGCAAAAATGGTCCCTGACAGACGGTATCCTCACGGCCCAAGCAAACGCTCCCGCGATCCAATTCCCGAAGCAATACGAAAACTTCGAGATGATTCTCGACTGGAAAACTCCTGGAGAGGCCGGTATCGCGGTAAGGGCCATTCCGCAGATTCGTTTGGGCGGTGTGTCCGGTACGGGTATGCTGGCGGACGATAAAGGTGTTGCGGATGCCGATAACCGGCCGGGTAATTGGAATACACTCTATGTAAAGGTCGTGGACGACCGTATCACCGTCTTCGAAAACGATGTGAAAATAGTCGAGAATGCCGTGATGACCAATCCGGATATGCCGGGTGAACCCGTCGGTATCTGCGGTTGCATCGAACTGATTGCCGGCGCGGCTCCCGTCGAATTCCGCAATGTATATGTAAACGAGCTGCCTTCGACGCCTGTTTTCGAACTTTCGGCGGAAGAGGCTGCTGAAGGATTCGAAGTGCTTTTCGACGGTCGGTCGCTCCACAAATGGACCGGCAATACGACCAATTATGTGCCGCTGAACGGTACGATCGATGTGACGGCGCAATACGGCGGTTCGGGCAACCTCTACACCAAGAAAGAGTATAGCGACTTCGTGCTGCGTTTCGAGTTCCGTTTCATTCGGGAGGGCGTCAACAACGGTATCGGCATCCGCACGCCGATGGGCGTCGACGCTGCGTTCGAGGGGATGGAGATTCAGATTCTCGACCACGACGCACCGATTTACAAGGATATCAAAAACTACCAGCAGCATGGTTCGGTTTACGGTGTAATTGCCGCCAAGCGAGTGAAATTCCCGCCGCTCGGTGACTGGAACGTGGAGGAAATCCGCGCCGTGGGCGATCGGATCACCGTGACGGTCAACGGAGAAGTGATTCTCGATGGCAACATCCGCGAAGCCTGTCAGGGCCATTGCGTAGGCGACCCGGGCGAGAAGGGCAACCACTATATGATCGACCATCGGAATCATCCGGGACTGTTCAACAAGAGCGGTCACCTTGGTCTGCTGGGGCATGGCGCAGGTATTCAGTTCCGCAATCTGCGGGTGTTGGACCTGAGTGCTTCAGGGCGTAAATAG